From a single Deltaproteobacteria bacterium genomic region:
- a CDS encoding DEAD/DEAH box helicase gives MPFTQFGLSPDILRAVQAMKYTVPTPIQEKAIPRVLEGKDLMGSAQTGTGKTAAFALPILQRLSAGGVRRGRRPVRSLVLTPTRELAVQIGESFGAYAAHTGLRHTVVYGGVSQRPQEQALGKGVDILVATPGRLLDLMGQKLIDLSVVEIFVLDEADRMLDMGFIPDIRRVIEKLPGQRQTLMFSATMPYDIVRLADTILRDPVRVSVAPVSAPAEMVEHRLYYVEKPQKTELLKHLLADDSIRNALVFTRTRHGADRVERILSRANIRAEAIHGDKSQGARERALSSFKKGAIRVLVATDIAARGLDIVELSHVVNYDFPNEPEAYVHRIGRTGRAGLSGIAITFCAFDERPLLAEVERLIQKHLTVVPEHPFASPARPGTPTSLEKGRPQPRNRPYMISVDASFLSARPAPAAAPPARTSRHAEAEARPTAGPGGRKSGHRDIVPPGRASRR, from the coding sequence ATGCCGTTCACACAATTCGGACTTTCCCCGGACATTCTCCGGGCCGTTCAGGCGATGAAGTACACGGTTCCCACCCCGATCCAGGAAAAGGCCATACCCCGCGTCCTCGAAGGGAAGGACCTCATGGGATCGGCCCAGACCGGCACCGGGAAGACGGCCGCCTTCGCCCTGCCGATCCTCCAGCGCCTCTCGGCGGGAGGCGTCCGGCGCGGCCGCCGCCCCGTCCGCTCCCTCGTGCTCACTCCGACCCGCGAGCTCGCCGTCCAGATCGGCGAGAGCTTCGGGGCCTACGCGGCGCACACCGGGTTGCGGCACACGGTCGTATACGGCGGAGTGAGCCAGCGCCCGCAGGAACAGGCGCTCGGCAAGGGGGTGGACATCCTCGTCGCGACGCCGGGCCGCCTCCTGGACCTGATGGGGCAGAAACTGATCGACCTCTCGGTCGTCGAGATCTTCGTCCTGGACGAGGCGGATCGCATGCTCGACATGGGATTCATCCCCGATATCCGCCGGGTGATCGAGAAGCTGCCGGGACAGCGCCAGACGCTCATGTTTTCGGCCACCATGCCGTACGACATCGTCCGTCTCGCCGACACGATCCTCCGCGACCCGGTGCGGGTTTCCGTCGCGCCGGTATCGGCTCCCGCCGAGATGGTCGAACACCGGTTGTACTACGTGGAAAAGCCGCAGAAGACCGAACTTCTGAAACATCTGCTGGCGGATGATTCCATCCGGAACGCGCTCGTGTTCACCCGCACTCGGCACGGCGCCGACCGCGTCGAGAGGATCTTGAGCCGCGCGAACATCCGCGCGGAGGCGATCCACGGGGACAAATCCCAGGGCGCGCGGGAGAGGGCGCTGTCCTCGTTCAAGAAGGGGGCCATCCGGGTCCTGGTGGCGACCGACATCGCCGCACGGGGCTTGGACATCGTGGAGCTGTCCCACGTGGTCAACTACGACTTCCCGAACGAGCCGGAGGCGTACGTGCACCGCATCGGTCGCACCGGGAGGGCGGGACTTTCGGGAATCGCCATCACATTCTGCGCCTTCGACGAGCGCCCCCTCCTCGCGGAGGTCGAGCGGCTGATCCAGAAGCACCTGACGGTCGTCCCGGAGCACCCGTTCGCCTCCCCCGCCCGGCCGGGGACGCCCACCTCCCTCGAAAAGGGGCGTCCGCAGCCCCGAAACCGGCCGTACATGATCTCGGTCGACGCGTCGTTCCTCTCGGCGCGTCCGGCGCCCGCCGCCGCACCGCCGGCGCGGACCTCCCGCCACGCGGAGGCGGAGGCTCGTCCGACCGCCGGTCCCGGCGGCCGCAAGAGCGGCCATCGCGACATCGTCCCTCCCGGCAGGGCTTCCCGGAGGTAG
- a CDS encoding TVP38/TMEM64 family protein has product MNREEMAAFVRSLGAWGFAGFIVLQVVQVVAAPIPGEATGVLGGYLFGPLLGVILSTVGLTAGSLLAFTLSRMFGRPFTDRFVDASTMARFDYLLHHKGAFLVFLLFLIPGFPKDYLCYILGLGHLTTLEFLTIASTGRLLGTIMLTLGGTYLRDHQYYRFFLLCGGAVVLVFLAIAYKDRLEAYLKSLHHRYLHRKDPPGK; this is encoded by the coding sequence ATGAACCGGGAGGAGATGGCGGCGTTCGTCCGATCGCTCGGCGCATGGGGTTTCGCCGGATTCATCGTGCTCCAGGTGGTCCAGGTGGTCGCCGCGCCGATACCGGGGGAGGCCACCGGGGTCCTGGGCGGGTACCTTTTCGGTCCCCTGCTCGGCGTCATCCTGTCGACCGTGGGGCTGACCGCGGGTTCCCTCCTTGCCTTCACCCTGTCCAGGATGTTCGGCCGGCCGTTCACGGACCGGTTCGTCGACGCGAGCACGATGGCGCGGTTCGACTACCTGCTCCATCACAAGGGAGCGTTCCTCGTCTTCCTGCTTTTCCTGATACCCGGCTTCCCGAAGGATTACCTCTGCTACATCCTTGGCCTCGGCCACCTGACGACGCTCGAATTCCTGACCATCGCCTCCACGGGGCGGCTGCTCGGAACCATCATGCTGACGCTGGGGGGAACGTACCTCCGCGACCACCAGTACTACCGGTTTTTCCTGTTATGCGGGGGGGCGGTCGTCCTGGTGTTCCTCGCGATCGCCTACAAGGACCGGCTCGAGGCGTACCTGAAATCGCTTCACCACCGGTACTTGCACAGGAAGGATCCGCCCGGAAAGTAG